One stretch of Hemitrygon akajei chromosome 18, sHemAka1.3, whole genome shotgun sequence DNA includes these proteins:
- the LOC140741410 gene encoding C-C chemokine receptor type 7-like produces the protein MELSTQEDMLRLYKTLISLTTEYDDELNVSMLDFSGFPSPCEKSDVQAMVRLLQPCIFSLVFILGVLGNGLVLVTYLQHQRLLAMTDVYLLNLASADLLFVFSLPLLAASSRLGWVFGTVLCVLVRMLYKVNLYSGLLLLMCVSVDRYFAIVCATTAHRLRLRHLRYSRHICLLVWVSSFLLCLPELIYTKVERHPNGSTSICADSYPENLDALMRVATPVVQAVLGFLLPLLVMAFCYSVIIKTLLQARNFEKHKAIRVVLAVVLVFVLSQAPYNALLLLRAVGSRAMGCEESKRRDVALQAASCLAYTRCCLNPILYAFVGVKFRNNLARLVRWPWRRADLSAVNSQSRMLTLTDTSSAMTV, from the coding sequence ATATCTCTTACAACCGAATACGATGACGAACTCAATGTCAGCATGCTGGATTTTTCCGGCTTCCCTTCACCCTGCGAGAAGAGCGACGTGCAGGCGATGGTCCGCCTGCTGCAGCCTTGCATTTTCTCTCTGGTCTTCATTCTGGGCGTGCTGGGGAACGGCCTGGTGCTGGTGACGTACCTCCAGCACCAGCGCCTGCTGGCCATGACGGACGTGTACCTTCTGAACCTGGCCAGCGCCGACCTCCTCTTCGTCTTCAGCCTGCCGCTGCTGGCGGCCAGCTCGCGGCTCGGCTGGGTGTTCGGCACCGTCCTCTGCGTGCTGGTCCGGATGCTGTACAAAGTCAACCTGTACAGCGGCCTGCTGCTGCTGATGTGCGTCAGCGTCGACCGCTACTTCGCCATCGTCTGCGCCACCACCGCGCACAGGCTGCGCCTCAGGCACCTGCGGTACAGCCGCCACATCTGCCTGCTGGTCTGGGTCTCCTCCTTCCTGCTCTGCCTCCCCGAACTCATCTACACCAAGGTGGAACGGCACCCCAACGGCTCCACCAGCATCTGCGCGGACAGCTACCCGGAGAACCTAGACGCCCTGATGCGCGTCGCCACCCCGGTGGTCCAGGCGGTCCTCGGCTTCCTCCTGCCCCTGCTGGTCATGGCCTTCTGCTACTCCGTCATCATTAAGACCCTGCTGCAGGCCCGGAACTTCGAGAAGCACAAGGCCATCCGGGTGGTCCTGGCGGTGGTGCTGGTCTTCGTGCTGTCGCAGGCGCCCTACAACGCACTGCTGCTGCTGCGGGCGGTGGGCAGCCGGGCCATGGGCTGCGAGGAGAGCAAGCGCCGGGACGTGGCCCTGCAGGCCGCCAGCTGCCTGGCCTACACGCGCTGCTGCCTCAACCCCATCCTCTACGCCTTCGTCGGGGTGAAGTTCCGGAACAACCTGGCCAGGCTGGTGCGCTGGCCCTGGCGGAGAGCGGACCTGTCGGCTGTGAACAGCCAGAGCCGGATGCTCACACTGACCGACACCAGCAGCGCCATGACCGTGTAG